In Streptomyces sp. NBC_00569, a single genomic region encodes these proteins:
- a CDS encoding LacI family DNA-binding transcriptional regulator: MAARGTHGRRPTLEEVAARAGVGRGTVSRVINGSPRVSDATRAAVEAAVAELGYVPNTAARALAANRTDAIALVVPEPETRFFAEPYFSDMLRGVGAELAETEMQLLLIFAGNDRERQRLAQYLAAHRVDGVLLVSVHADDPLPDLLSQLEIPAVISGRRSAAETLPSVDSDNFAGAYSAVGHLLSRGRTRIATITGRLDVYGAQRRVDGYRAAVEAAGREVDERLIVPGDFTEEGGRRAMAALLERCPEVDAVFAGSDVMAAGARQVLREAGRRIPDDVALIGYDDSAIARHMDPPLTSVRQPIEEMGRAMIDLLLAEIADRRPAASRTLDGRQLVLPNELVERASS; the protein is encoded by the coding sequence ATGGCGGCTCGCGGCACTCACGGCAGGCGTCCGACCCTTGAGGAGGTCGCGGCCCGGGCGGGCGTGGGCCGGGGCACGGTCTCCCGGGTGATCAACGGTTCGCCCCGGGTGAGCGACGCGACCCGCGCCGCGGTCGAGGCGGCCGTCGCCGAACTCGGCTACGTGCCGAACACGGCGGCCCGCGCCCTCGCGGCCAACCGCACCGACGCCATCGCCCTCGTCGTGCCCGAACCGGAGACACGTTTCTTCGCGGAGCCCTACTTCTCCGACATGCTGCGCGGCGTCGGTGCCGAGCTCGCCGAGACCGAGATGCAGCTCCTGCTGATCTTCGCGGGCAACGACCGGGAGCGGCAGCGTCTCGCCCAGTACCTCGCGGCGCACCGCGTCGACGGCGTCCTGCTGGTGTCCGTCCACGCCGACGACCCGCTCCCCGATCTGCTCAGCCAGCTGGAGATCCCCGCCGTCATCAGCGGCCGCCGCTCCGCCGCCGAGACGCTGCCCTCGGTGGACTCCGACAACTTCGCGGGCGCGTACTCGGCCGTCGGGCACCTCCTGAGCCGCGGCCGCACCCGCATCGCCACGATCACCGGCCGTCTCGACGTGTACGGCGCCCAGCGCCGCGTCGACGGCTACCGCGCCGCCGTCGAGGCGGCCGGCCGTGAGGTGGACGAGCGGCTCATCGTGCCGGGGGACTTCACGGAGGAGGGCGGCCGGCGCGCGATGGCCGCGCTGCTGGAGCGCTGCCCCGAGGTGGACGCGGTGTTCGCCGGGTCGGACGTGATGGCTGCCGGTGCCCGCCAGGTGCTGCGCGAGGCCGGCCGCCGTATCCCCGACGACGTCGCCCTGATCGGCTACGACGACTCGGCGATCGCGCGGCACATGGACCCGCCCCTGACCAGCGTGCGCCAGCCCATCGAGGAGATGGGCCGCGCCATGATCGACCTGCTCCTCGCCGAGATCGCCGACCGGCGCCCGGCCGCGTCCCGCACACTCGACGGCCGCCAGCTGGTTCTTCCGAACGAACTGGTGGAGCGCGCTTCTTCCTGA
- a CDS encoding helix-turn-helix domain-containing protein produces the protein MSHDSTAAPEAAARKLSGRRRREIVAVLLFSGGPIFESSIPLSVFGIDRQDAGVPRYRLLVSAGEEGPLRTTGGLELTAPHGLDAISRAGTVVVPAWRSITSPPPEEALDALRRAHEEGARIVGLCTGAFVLAAAGLLDGRPATTHWMYAPTLAKRYPSVHVDPRELFVDDGDVLTSAGTAAGIDLCLHIVRTDHGNEAAGALARRLVVPPRRSGGQERYLDRSLPEEIGADPLAEVVAWALEHLHEQFDVETLAARAYMSRRTFDRRFRSLTGSAPLQWLITQRVLQAQRLLETSDYSVDEVAGRCGFRSPVALRGHFRRQLGSSPAAYRAAYRARRPQQEKPVEIAAAPGPETPVPAQSRRTAAAGSYPGPTASLPTDPGKPSSDAYAAGRASLPGQRSAP, from the coding sequence ATGAGCCACGACTCCACTGCTGCGCCGGAGGCGGCAGCTCGGAAGCTTTCCGGGCGACGCCGCCGGGAAATAGTCGCGGTGCTGCTGTTCAGCGGCGGACCCATCTTCGAAAGTTCCATTCCGCTCTCCGTGTTCGGCATCGACCGCCAGGACGCCGGGGTTCCGCGTTACCGGCTGCTGGTGTCCGCCGGTGAGGAAGGCCCGCTGCGCACGACGGGCGGCCTCGAACTCACCGCGCCCCACGGGCTCGACGCGATCTCGCGGGCGGGCACCGTCGTCGTGCCCGCGTGGCGGTCGATCACCTCGCCGCCCCCGGAGGAGGCCCTCGACGCGCTGCGCCGCGCGCACGAGGAAGGCGCGCGCATCGTCGGCCTCTGCACCGGCGCCTTCGTGCTCGCCGCGGCCGGCCTGCTCGACGGCCGCCCGGCGACCACCCACTGGATGTACGCGCCGACGCTGGCCAAGCGCTACCCGTCGGTGCACGTGGACCCGCGCGAGCTCTTCGTGGACGACGGTGACGTCCTGACGAGCGCCGGGACCGCGGCCGGCATCGACCTGTGCCTGCACATCGTGCGCACGGACCACGGCAACGAGGCGGCCGGAGCGCTCGCCCGCAGACTCGTGGTCCCGCCGCGCCGCAGCGGCGGCCAGGAGCGCTACCTCGACAGGTCTTTACCTGAGGAGATCGGCGCCGACCCGCTGGCCGAGGTCGTCGCCTGGGCGCTGGAGCACCTCCACGAGCAGTTCGACGTGGAGACCCTCGCCGCGCGCGCCTACATGAGCCGCCGCACCTTCGACCGCCGGTTCCGCTCCCTGACCGGAAGCGCTCCCCTGCAGTGGCTGATCACCCAGCGGGTGCTGCAGGCGCAGCGGCTCCTGGAGACCTCCGACTACTCTGTCGACGAGGTCGCCGGGCGCTGCGGCTTCCGTTCGCCGGTCGCCCTGCGCGGGCACTTCCGGCGCCAGCTCGGCTCGTCCCCGGCCGCGTACCGCGCGGCCTACCGGGCGCGCAGGCCGCAGCAGGAGAAGCCGGTGGAGATCGCGGCGGCGCCAGGGCCGGAGACCCCGGTCCCGGCGCAGTCACGGCGTACCGCGGCGGCCGGAAGCTACCCGGGACCCACCGCCTCACTGCCGACAGATCCGGGCAAACCGAGCTCGGATGCGTATGCGGCGGGGCGCGCGAGTCTGCCGGGCCAGAGGAGTGCGCCGTAG
- the orn gene encoding oligoribonuclease yields MNDRMVWIDCEMTGLSLANDALIEVAALVTDSELNVLGDGVDIVIRPPAEALETMPEVVRQMHTASGLLDELAGGTTLADAEEQVLAYVREHVKEPGKAPLCGNSVGTDRGFLLRDMPTLEDYLHYRIVDVSSVKELARRWYPRAYFNSPEKNGNHRALADIRDSIVELRYYREAVFVPQPGPDSDTAKKIAAKHAPPAE; encoded by the coding sequence ATGAACGATCGCATGGTGTGGATCGACTGCGAGATGACCGGGCTCTCGCTGGCGAATGACGCGCTCATCGAGGTGGCCGCACTGGTCACCGACTCTGAGCTGAACGTACTCGGCGACGGCGTGGACATCGTGATCCGCCCGCCGGCCGAGGCCCTGGAGACCATGCCCGAGGTGGTGCGGCAGATGCACACCGCCTCGGGCCTCCTCGACGAGCTCGCGGGCGGCACGACGCTCGCCGACGCCGAGGAGCAGGTCCTCGCGTACGTACGCGAGCACGTCAAGGAACCGGGCAAGGCGCCCCTGTGCGGGAACTCGGTCGGCACCGACCGCGGATTCCTGCTGCGGGACATGCCGACGCTGGAGGACTACCTCCACTACCGGATCGTCGATGTGTCCTCGGTCAAGGAACTGGCGCGCCGCTGGTACCCGAGGGCGTACTTCAACAGTCCGGAAAAGAACGGCAACCACCGCGCGCTCGCCGACATCCGCGACTCCATCGTCGAGCTGCGCTACTACCGCGAGGCGGTCTTCGTCCCGCAGCCGGGACCGGACTCCGACACCGCGAAGAAGATCGCGGCCAAGCACGCGCCGCCTGCGGAGTAG
- a CDS encoding GPR1/FUN34/YaaH family transporter, with translation MDKDVSAGSTTSTLGHLALGLTLLAFGLGHTEVIDGVTAANAVSLATYVGGIALFVAGLLAYRASDASTGTAFAALGAFWFTWGVTAGDAMAANAQGLFMLLFAMLALSLTLGASGSGTLVRGAYAALCVALLLLAVAAFGDTAGLAKVGGWFAAVGGLIAWYAATAALGGLPTALPGRAAGRGVTATG, from the coding sequence GTGGACAAAGACGTCTCCGCGGGAAGCACGACCTCCACTCTCGGCCATCTCGCCCTGGGACTCACCCTGTTGGCCTTCGGCCTCGGTCATACCGAAGTGATCGACGGTGTGACGGCCGCGAATGCCGTATCCCTCGCGACGTACGTCGGTGGCATCGCCCTGTTCGTCGCCGGTCTGCTCGCCTACCGCGCCAGTGACGCCTCGACGGGTACGGCCTTCGCCGCGCTCGGCGCGTTCTGGTTCACCTGGGGTGTCACGGCGGGCGACGCCATGGCGGCCAACGCGCAAGGGCTGTTCATGCTCCTGTTCGCGATGCTCGCGCTGAGCCTGACCCTCGGGGCGTCCGGCTCCGGGACCCTGGTGCGCGGGGCGTACGCGGCGCTGTGCGTGGCGCTGCTGCTGCTCGCCGTGGCGGCGTTCGGTGACACGGCCGGGCTCGCCAAGGTCGGCGGCTGGTTCGCCGCGGTGGGCGGGCTCATCGCCTGGTACGCGGCGACGGCGGCGCTGGGCGGGCTGCCCACTGCTCTGCCCGGGCGTGCTGCCGGCCGGGGGGTGACGGCCACCGGCTGA
- a CDS encoding ABC transporter substrate-binding protein encodes MRTTARTSRRAMTFAVVAALATGLLAGCATDDDSGSDGGSGGGSGNKGGTTVTIGTFGVFGYKQAGLYDEYMKLHPGVTIKENVTTRTDVYWPKTLTRLQAGSGTDDIQAIEVGNITEAVQTQADKFVDLGKEVDKSQWLDWKNSQATTKDGKLIGLGTDVGPMAICYRKDLFEKAGLETDRTKLAAQWKGDWNKYVDLGKQYMKKAPNGTKYVDSASSVYNAALGGEKERYYDKDGSVIWDKSTGVKKSWNAAMEVATSNMSAKLKQFDKPWDQGFANGTFATVACPAWMLGYIQEKSGDSGKGKWDVAAAPTAANWGGSFIGVPTASKHQKEAIALAKWLTAPAQQAKVFAKQASFPSTPSAYADLKPQAATTTFFSDAPLTQIFSDSAKTIPVQIFGVKDQPIGTAITDTGILQVEQKGKSPAQGWDAATKEVKDVLDQ; translated from the coding sequence ATGCGCACGACTGCCCGCACGTCCCGACGCGCGATGACCTTCGCGGTCGTCGCAGCCCTGGCCACAGGGCTGCTCGCCGGATGCGCGACCGATGACGACTCAGGATCCGACGGCGGCTCGGGCGGTGGTTCCGGCAACAAGGGCGGCACCACGGTCACGATCGGCACGTTCGGCGTCTTCGGCTACAAGCAGGCCGGGCTGTACGACGAGTACATGAAGCTGCACCCGGGCGTGACGATCAAGGAGAACGTCACCACCCGCACCGACGTCTACTGGCCGAAGACGCTTACCCGGCTGCAGGCCGGGTCCGGCACGGACGACATCCAGGCAATCGAGGTCGGCAACATCACCGAGGCCGTCCAGACGCAGGCCGACAAGTTCGTCGACCTCGGCAAGGAGGTCGACAAGTCGCAGTGGCTGGACTGGAAGAACTCCCAGGCCACCACCAAGGACGGCAAGCTCATCGGGCTCGGCACGGACGTCGGCCCGATGGCGATCTGCTACCGCAAGGACCTGTTCGAGAAGGCCGGTCTGGAGACCGACCGCACCAAGCTCGCCGCGCAGTGGAAGGGCGACTGGAACAAGTACGTCGACCTCGGCAAGCAGTACATGAAGAAGGCGCCGAACGGCACCAAGTACGTGGACTCCGCGTCCTCCGTCTACAACGCGGCGCTCGGCGGTGAGAAGGAGCGGTACTACGACAAGGACGGCAGCGTCATCTGGGACAAGTCCACGGGGGTGAAGAAGTCCTGGAACGCCGCCATGGAGGTCGCGACGAGCAACATGTCGGCCAAGCTGAAGCAGTTCGACAAGCCGTGGGACCAGGGCTTCGCCAACGGCACCTTCGCCACGGTGGCCTGCCCCGCGTGGATGCTCGGCTACATCCAGGAGAAGTCCGGTGACTCCGGCAAGGGCAAGTGGGACGTGGCGGCCGCGCCGACCGCGGCCAACTGGGGCGGCTCGTTCATCGGTGTGCCGACGGCGAGCAAGCACCAGAAGGAGGCCATCGCCCTGGCGAAGTGGCTGACCGCGCCCGCGCAGCAGGCGAAGGTCTTCGCCAAGCAGGCCAGCTTCCCGTCGACACCTTCGGCGTACGCCGACCTGAAGCCGCAGGCCGCGACGACCACGTTCTTCTCCGACGCGCCCCTGACGCAGATCTTCTCCGACTCGGCGAAGACCATCCCGGTCCAGATCTTCGGCGTCAAGGACCAGCCGATCGGCACCGCGATCACCGACACCGGCATCCTCCAGGTCGAGCAGAAGGGCAAGTCGCCCGCGCAGGGCTGGGACGCGGCCACCAAGGAAGTCAAGGACGTGCTCGA
- a CDS encoding beta-N-acetylhexosaminidase → MRQQQKQRRRTARLFGSLLLVAAAGVSAVGAAPSPGAGSAAATPLGQVVPAPASVVAGGPAYEITSKTRIRVERDSKEAQRVADYLAGVLRPSTGYRLPITGQGGHDGIRLELSGKAKDLGDEGYRLVSGRGSLTITAHKAAGLFHGVQTLRQQLPAEVEKGSRQTGPWLVAGGTIEDSPRYGYRGAMLDVSRHFFGVDKVKRYIDELALYKVNKLHLHLSDDQGWRIAVDSWPKLATYGGSTQVGGGQGGYFTKAQYKEIVRYAASRYLEVIPEIDMPGHTNAALASYAELNCDGVAPPLYTGTNVGFSSLCVNKDRTYDFVDDVIRELAAITPGKYLHIGGDEAHSTSHEDYVTFMDKVQPIVAKYGKTVIGWHQLTGATPAKGALAQYWGLDGTSAAEKAQVAAAAQKGTGIVMSPADRLYLDMKYNKDTPLGLAWAGYVEVQRSYDWNPGSYLPGVPASAVRGVEAPLWSETLSTSAQVEYMAFPRLPGVAELGWSPEATHDWDTYKVRLAAQAPRWDALGIGYYKSAQVPWPAG, encoded by the coding sequence GTGAGACAGCAACAGAAGCAGCGCCGCAGGACCGCCCGGCTGTTCGGTTCGCTGCTGCTCGTCGCAGCCGCGGGGGTGTCCGCCGTCGGCGCCGCCCCGTCACCGGGTGCGGGATCCGCCGCCGCGACCCCGCTGGGCCAGGTGGTGCCCGCTCCGGCCTCGGTGGTCGCGGGCGGACCGGCGTACGAGATCACCTCGAAGACACGGATCCGCGTCGAGCGGGACTCGAAGGAGGCGCAGCGCGTCGCCGACTACCTCGCGGGCGTGCTCAGGCCCTCCACCGGCTACCGGCTGCCCATCACGGGCCAGGGCGGCCACGACGGCATCCGTCTCGAACTCAGCGGCAAAGCAAAGGACCTGGGGGACGAGGGGTACCGGCTCGTGTCCGGCCGCGGCTCCCTCACCATCACCGCCCACAAGGCCGCCGGTCTCTTCCACGGCGTGCAGACCCTGCGCCAGCAGCTGCCCGCCGAGGTGGAGAAGGGCAGCAGGCAGACCGGGCCGTGGCTCGTCGCGGGCGGCACCATCGAGGACAGCCCCCGGTACGGCTACCGCGGCGCCATGCTCGACGTCTCCCGGCACTTCTTCGGGGTCGACAAGGTCAAGCGCTACATCGACGAACTCGCCCTGTACAAGGTCAACAAGCTGCATCTGCACCTCAGTGACGACCAGGGGTGGCGCATCGCCGTCGACTCCTGGCCGAAGCTCGCCACGTACGGCGGGTCCACGCAGGTCGGCGGCGGGCAGGGCGGCTACTTCACCAAGGCCCAGTACAAGGAGATCGTCCGGTACGCCGCCTCGCGGTATCTGGAGGTCATCCCCGAGATCGACATGCCGGGCCACACGAACGCGGCGCTCGCCTCGTACGCGGAGCTGAACTGCGACGGCGTCGCGCCGCCGCTCTACACCGGCACGAACGTCGGCTTCAGCTCGCTGTGCGTCAACAAGGACCGCACGTACGACTTCGTCGACGACGTGATCCGTGAGCTCGCCGCCATCACGCCCGGCAAGTACCTCCACATCGGCGGCGACGAGGCGCACTCGACCAGCCATGAGGACTACGTCACGTTCATGGACAAGGTGCAGCCGATCGTCGCCAAGTACGGGAAGACCGTGATCGGCTGGCACCAGCTGACCGGCGCCACTCCGGCGAAGGGCGCCCTCGCCCAGTACTGGGGCCTCGACGGGACCAGCGCGGCCGAGAAGGCGCAGGTCGCGGCGGCGGCGCAGAAGGGGACGGGGATCGTCATGTCGCCGGCCGACCGTCTCTACCTCGACATGAAGTACAACAAGGACACCCCGCTCGGCCTCGCCTGGGCCGGGTACGTCGAGGTGCAGCGCTCGTACGACTGGAACCCGGGCAGCTACCTTCCGGGCGTTCCGGCGTCGGCCGTCCGGGGCGTCGAGGCGCCGCTGTGGTCGGAGACCCTGTCGACCTCCGCGCAGGTCGAGTACATGGCCTTCCCGAGGCTGCCGGGTGTCGCCGAACTGGGCTGGTCCCCGGAGGCCACGCACGACTGGGACACGTACAAGGTGCGGCTCGCGGCGCAGGCTCCGCGCTGGGACGCGCTCGGCATCGGCTACTACAAGTCGGCGCAGGTGCCCTGGCCCGCGGGCTAG
- the glmS gene encoding glutamine--fructose-6-phosphate transaminase (isomerizing), whose amino-acid sequence MCGIVGYIGKRDVAPLLLEGLQRLEYRGYDSAGVVITSPKAGGLKMVKAKGRVRDLEAKVPARFKGTTGIAHTRWATHGAPSDENAHPHMSADNKVAVVHNGIVDNAADLRAKLTAEGVTFLSETDTEVLTHLIARSPAEKLEDKVRDALRLIEGTYGIAVLHADFPDRIVVARNGSPVVLGIGEKEMFVASDIAALVAHTRQIVTLDDGEMATLKADDFRTYTTEGTRTTASPTTVEWEAASYDMGGHDTYMHKEIFEQPEAVDRVLRGRIDERFSAVHLGGLNLDAREARSVRRVKILGCGTSYHAGLIGAQMIEELARIPADAEPASEFRYRNPVVDPDTLYIAVSQSGETYDVLAAVQELKRKGARVFGVVNVVGSAIARESDAGVYVHAGPEVCVVSTKCFTNTTVAFALLALHLGRIRDLSVADGKRIIEGLRKLPGQITEILEQEEAIKKIAEEYADARSMMFIGRVRGYPVAREASLKLKEVSYIHAEAYPASELKHGPLALIEPALPTVAIVPDDDLLEKNRAALEEIKARSGRILAVAHQEQEKADRTIVVPKNEDELDPILMGIPLQLLAYHTALALGRDIDKPRNLAKSVTVE is encoded by the coding sequence ATGTGCGGAATTGTCGGTTACATCGGTAAGCGTGACGTGGCACCGCTGCTGCTCGAGGGGCTGCAGCGCCTGGAGTACCGCGGCTACGACTCCGCGGGCGTCGTCATCACCAGCCCGAAGGCCGGCGGCCTGAAAATGGTGAAGGCCAAGGGCCGCGTACGCGACCTGGAGGCCAAGGTGCCCGCCCGCTTCAAGGGCACCACGGGCATCGCCCACACCCGCTGGGCGACCCACGGCGCACCGTCCGACGAGAACGCGCACCCTCACATGTCCGCGGACAACAAGGTCGCCGTCGTCCACAACGGCATCGTCGACAACGCCGCCGACCTGCGCGCCAAGCTGACCGCCGAGGGCGTCACCTTCCTCTCCGAGACGGACACCGAGGTCCTCACCCACCTCATCGCCCGCTCCCCCGCCGAGAAGCTCGAGGACAAGGTCCGCGACGCGCTCCGGCTGATCGAGGGCACGTACGGCATCGCCGTCCTGCACGCCGACTTCCCCGACCGCATCGTGGTGGCCCGCAACGGCTCCCCGGTCGTCCTCGGCATCGGCGAGAAGGAGATGTTCGTCGCCTCGGACATCGCCGCCCTGGTCGCCCACACCCGCCAGATCGTGACCCTCGACGACGGCGAGATGGCCACCCTCAAGGCCGACGACTTCCGCACCTACACGACGGAGGGCACGCGCACGACCGCGTCGCCGACCACCGTCGAGTGGGAGGCCGCCTCGTACGACATGGGCGGCCACGACACGTACATGCACAAGGAGATCTTCGAGCAGCCGGAGGCGGTCGACCGCGTCCTGCGCGGCCGCATCGACGAGCGCTTCTCCGCCGTGCACCTGGGCGGCCTCAACCTCGACGCCCGCGAGGCGCGCAGCGTGCGCCGCGTGAAGATCCTGGGCTGCGGCACCTCGTACCACGCGGGCCTGATCGGCGCGCAGATGATCGAGGAGCTGGCCCGCATCCCCGCGGACGCCGAGCCGGCCTCCGAGTTCCGCTACCGCAACCCGGTCGTCGACCCCGACACCCTCTACATCGCGGTCTCCCAGTCCGGCGAGACGTACGACGTCCTGGCCGCCGTGCAGGAGCTGAAGCGCAAGGGCGCCCGCGTCTTCGGCGTCGTGAACGTCGTCGGCTCGGCCATCGCCCGCGAGTCGGACGCCGGCGTGTACGTCCACGCGGGCCCCGAGGTCTGCGTCGTCTCGACCAAGTGCTTCACCAACACCACGGTCGCCTTCGCGCTCCTCGCCCTCCACCTCGGCCGCATCCGCGACCTGTCCGTCGCCGACGGCAAGCGGATCATCGAGGGCCTGCGCAAGCTCCCCGGCCAGATCACCGAGATCCTGGAGCAGGAAGAGGCGATCAAGAAGATCGCCGAGGAGTACGCGGACGCCCGCTCGATGATGTTCATCGGCCGTGTCCGTGGCTACCCCGTCGCCCGCGAGGCCTCGCTCAAGCTCAAGGAGGTCTCGTACATCCACGCCGAGGCCTATCCCGCCTCCGAGCTGAAGCACGGCCCGCTCGCCCTGATCGAGCCGGCGCTCCCCACGGTCGCGATCGTCCCGGACGACGACCTGCTGGAGAAGAACCGCGCCGCCCTCGAGGAGATCAAGGCCCGTTCCGGCCGCATCCTCGCCGTCGCGCACCAGGAGCAGGAGAAGGCCGACCGCACGATCGTCGTCCCGAAGAACGAGGACGAGCTCGACCCGATCCTCATGGGCATCCCGCTCCAACTCCTCGCCTACCACACGGCATTGGCCCTCGGCCGCGACATCGACAAGCCCCGCAACCTGGCGAAGTCCGTCACGGTGGAGTAG
- a CDS encoding purple acid phosphatase family protein has translation MGVPEQLADRSLAEQHEYLRSKFSRRTMMRGGAVTLGAIAGGAFVPGAASAAVPTQTGRTPGHVPAAQKVDGALVAPFARHLAYGTDARTEMTVSWQVPVAVKNPYIRVGVHPWDLSRKIEAEVRPLYTPAGVGTGADHTQYYLHAQLTRLRPGTTYYYGVGHDGFDPAAAHLAGTLGTFRTAPSHREPFTFTAFGDQGVSYHALANDSLILAQNPAFHLHAGDIAYADPSGSGQTADTFDARTWDQFLAQTESVAKQVPWMVAYGNHDMEAWYAPHGYGSQQARFTLPDNGPDAKNLPGVYSFVHGNTAVISLDANDVSWEIPANLGLSGGTQTSWFERQLKKFRADRDIDFIVVFFHHCAYCTATSHASEGGVRKEWVPLFEKYTVDLVINGHNHVYERTDVLKGDRVTKELPIGGTAYPETDGIVYVTAGAAGRSLYAFPVDDTYEGHEKEIDPFTSFVVQPDGSKKNITVDWSRVRYTNYSFLRVDVEPAPAGHTAKLTVRGLAETGEEIDRFVIARKVRRG, from the coding sequence ATGGGCGTACCCGAGCAGCTTGCCGACCGGAGCCTGGCCGAGCAGCACGAGTACCTGCGCAGCAAGTTCTCCCGCCGCACGATGATGCGCGGCGGCGCCGTCACCCTGGGCGCGATAGCGGGCGGCGCCTTCGTGCCGGGCGCCGCGAGCGCCGCCGTCCCCACGCAGACCGGGCGGACCCCCGGCCACGTACCCGCCGCCCAGAAGGTCGACGGCGCGCTCGTCGCGCCCTTCGCCCGCCACCTCGCCTACGGCACGGACGCCCGCACCGAGATGACCGTCTCCTGGCAGGTCCCGGTCGCCGTCAAGAACCCGTACATCCGCGTCGGAGTCCACCCCTGGGACCTGTCGCGGAAGATCGAGGCCGAGGTCCGGCCCCTCTACACCCCGGCCGGGGTCGGCACCGGCGCCGACCACACCCAGTACTACCTCCACGCCCAGCTGACCCGGCTGCGCCCCGGCACCACCTATTACTACGGCGTCGGCCACGACGGCTTCGACCCGGCGGCCGCACATCTGGCCGGCACGCTCGGCACCTTCAGGACGGCGCCCTCGCACCGCGAGCCGTTCACCTTCACGGCCTTCGGCGACCAGGGCGTCAGCTACCACGCGCTGGCCAACGACAGCCTGATCCTGGCGCAGAACCCGGCGTTCCACCTGCACGCCGGAGACATCGCCTACGCCGACCCGTCGGGTTCGGGCCAGACCGCCGACACGTTCGACGCCCGCACCTGGGACCAGTTCCTCGCCCAGACGGAGTCCGTCGCCAAGCAGGTGCCGTGGATGGTCGCGTACGGCAACCACGACATGGAGGCCTGGTACGCGCCGCACGGCTACGGCAGTCAGCAGGCCCGCTTCACCCTGCCGGACAACGGCCCCGACGCGAAGAACTTGCCCGGCGTCTACTCCTTCGTGCACGGCAACACGGCGGTCATCTCGCTCGACGCCAACGACGTGTCCTGGGAGATCCCGGCCAACCTCGGCCTGTCCGGCGGCACACAGACCTCGTGGTTCGAGCGCCAGCTGAAGAAGTTCCGCGCCGACCGCGACATCGACTTCATCGTGGTCTTCTTCCACCACTGCGCGTACTGCACCGCCACGAGCCACGCCTCCGAGGGTGGTGTGCGCAAGGAGTGGGTGCCGCTGTTCGAGAAGTACACCGTCGACCTCGTCATCAACGGGCACAACCACGTCTACGAGCGCACCGACGTGCTCAAGGGCGACCGGGTCACCAAGGAGCTGCCGATCGGCGGCACGGCGTACCCCGAGACGGACGGCATCGTCTACGTCACCGCGGGCGCCGCGGGCCGGAGCCTGTACGCGTTCCCGGTCGACGACACGTACGAGGGGCACGAGAAGGAGATCGACCCCTTCACGTCCTTCGTCGTCCAGCCCGACGGCAGCAAGAAGAACATCACCGTCGACTGGTCGCGCGTGCGCTACACGAACTACTCGTTCCTGCGCGTCGACGTGGAGCCGGCGCCGGCGGGCCACACGGCGAAGCTGACGGTGCGGGGCCTCGCGGAGACCGGTGAGGAGATCGATCGCTTCGTCATCGCGCGCAAGGTGCGGCGGGGCTGA
- a CDS encoding universal stress protein: MAGHEFPEPADRKRQVADPTATPQAAEETRQSCDPAFKHGVVVGFDGSTSSERALAYAIGMAYRSGSGLIIVHVANRLPTTVWAGCEPPVFVDVPDHRTEVLGLELACADYLSEVPWILVERGGDICHELEEVGREYEADAIVVGSTHGIVGRIFGSVAGRLARRARRPVIVIP, from the coding sequence ATGGCCGGTCACGAATTCCCTGAACCCGCGGACCGCAAGCGGCAGGTCGCCGATCCCACGGCGACCCCCCAGGCGGCGGAAGAAACACGTCAGTCCTGCGATCCCGCCTTCAAGCACGGAGTGGTCGTCGGCTTCGACGGCTCGACCTCCAGCGAGCGGGCCCTCGCCTACGCCATCGGCATGGCTTACCGCTCGGGCTCCGGCCTGATCATCGTTCACGTCGCCAACCGGCTGCCCACCACGGTGTGGGCGGGCTGCGAGCCGCCGGTCTTCGTGGATGTGCCGGACCACCGCACCGAGGTGCTCGGTCTCGAACTCGCCTGTGCGGACTACCTGTCCGAGGTGCCCTGGATCCTGGTCGAGCGCGGCGGCGACATCTGCCACGAACTCGAAGAGGTGGGCCGGGAGTACGAGGCCGACGCGATCGTCGTCGGCTCCACCCACGGGATCGTCGGCCGGATCTTCGGCTCGGTCGCGGGACGGCTCGCGCGGCGCGCCAGGCGTCCGGTCATCGTCATCCCTTAA